ACTGCTGCTGGCGCACCACCCGGGGCCGCGTTCCCTTGCGCGCCCACAGGCGCGTTTGCGTGCCGCGCTGGCCAATGCGCATTTCATCTTGAAACCAAACATCCACTTGCTCAGGCGCAATGCTCGGGGGCAGCGTTGCTGCGACTTCCTGGACGAAGTTTTTTTTTGAATTCGGCTTGTGCCACCGGATCGGCACTGGGACTGACGGCGCGGGCCGAAATCCATACCATGCCCAAGCGCTTCATGAGGTCATACACACCGTTCAAGCTGTAGGCAACGCCGAACTGCCGGTCCAACAACTGGCGAATATCTTTACCCCGAACCCGCCCACCGCCGCGTTCGCACTGGAGTTGTTCGACGGCCTGGCGAAACGCTTCTTCCTGTGCTTTGGCAAGGCGCTGCGTACTCCAGTCGTGCGGCATGCCGGCCAGACGGGCCACGCCGCCAGCGCTAAACCACTGCACCCAGCGCATGACGGCGTGA
This DNA window, taken from Polaromonas hydrogenivorans, encodes the following:
- a CDS encoding helix-turn-helix domain-containing protein, giving the protein MLSQHIIDQLQPYDFDRLAHKEKDGRRRLRLIALAHLKDGKSYTEVAAALRLTRHAVMRWVQWFSAGGVARLAGMPHDWSTQRLAKAQEEAFRQAVEQLQCERGGGRVRGKDIRQLLDRQFGVAYSLNGVYDLMKRLGMVWISARAVSPSADPVAQAEFKKKLRPGSRSNAAPEHCA